One genomic region from Bacillus sp. SLBN-46 encodes:
- the metK gene encoding methionine adenosyltransferase, which yields MSTKRRLFTSESVTEGHPDKICDQISDSILDAILAKDANARVAAETSVTTGLVLVAGEITTSTYVDIPKIVRETIKSIGYNRAKYGFDSETCAVLTSIDEQSPDIAMGVDQALEAREGQMSDEQIEAIGAGDQGLMFGFACNETKELMPLPISLAHKLARRLTEVRKEELLPYLRPDGKTQVTVEYDENDKPVRIDTIVISTQHHPEVTLEQIQRNLKEYVINPVVPQELIDENTKYFINPTGRFVIGGPQGDAGLTGRKIIVDTYGGYARHGGGAFSGKDPTKVDRSAAYAARYVAKNIVAAGLAEKCEVQLAYAIGVARPVSISVDTFGTGKVSEDVLVDLVEQNFDLRPAGIINMLNLRRPIYKQTAAYGHFGRTDVDLPWERTDKADALKEQAANR from the coding sequence AAAACGTCGTTTGTTCACTTCTGAATCAGTAACTGAAGGTCATCCCGATAAGATCTGTGACCAAATTTCTGATTCCATTTTAGATGCTATCTTAGCAAAAGATGCTAATGCACGTGTTGCTGCTGAAACTTCAGTTACAACTGGTTTAGTTTTGGTTGCTGGCGAGATTACTACTTCAACTTACGTGGACATTCCAAAAATTGTTCGTGAAACAATTAAAAGCATTGGTTACAATCGTGCAAAATACGGATTTGACTCCGAAACATGTGCAGTTTTAACTTCTATCGATGAACAGTCTCCTGACATCGCGATGGGGGTTGACCAAGCGCTTGAAGCTCGTGAAGGCCAAATGTCAGATGAGCAAATTGAAGCAATTGGTGCAGGAGACCAAGGTTTAATGTTTGGTTTCGCATGTAATGAAACAAAGGAGCTTATGCCACTTCCAATTTCACTTGCGCACAAGCTTGCACGCCGTTTAACAGAAGTTCGTAAAGAAGAGCTCCTTCCTTACCTACGTCCGGATGGAAAGACACAAGTAACAGTTGAATATGATGAGAACGATAAACCAGTTCGTATTGATACAATCGTTATTTCTACTCAACACCACCCTGAAGTTACATTAGAACAGATTCAACGTAATCTGAAAGAGTATGTGATCAATCCGGTTGTTCCACAAGAATTAATCGATGAAAATACAAAATACTTCATTAACCCAACAGGCCGTTTCGTAATCGGCGGACCACAAGGGGATGCAGGTTTAACTGGCCGTAAAATCATTGTTGATACTTACGGTGGCTATGCACGTCACGGCGGTGGCGCATTCTCTGGTAAGGATCCTACAAAGGTTGACCGTTCTGCAGCTTATGCAGCACGTTATGTAGCAAAGAATATCGTTGCTGCAGGACTTGCTGAGAAGTGTGAAGTACAACTTGCTTACGCAATCGGTGTAGCAAGACCGGTTTCCATTTCTGTTGATACGTTTGGCACTGGCAAAGTAAGTGAAGATGTACTAGTTGATTTAGTAGAACAAAACTTTGATCTACGCCCAGCTGGTATCATTAACATGTTGAACCTTCGCCGTCCTATCTACAAGCAGACAGCAGCTTACGGACATTTTGGCCGTACAGATGTGGATCTTCCTTGGGAGCGTACAGACAAAGCAGACGCATTAAAAGAACAAGCAGCAAATCGCTAA